The Paenibacillus tianjinensis genome has a window encoding:
- a CDS encoding glycoside hydrolase family 127 protein — MNKITEKKLTQPGNTTIKDEFWGRYIRLVQDVVIPYQYEALHDRVPEAELSHAIANFEIAAGRRAGEFKGWVFQDSDVAKWLEAVGYSLKLKPDPGLERQADEVIDLIGEAQQEDGYLNTYFTVKEPGKRWTNLQDCHELYCAGHFIEAAVAYYEATGKDKLLNIMRRVVDHIDSVFGPEEGRLKGYDGHQEIELALVKLHLLTGNEKYLKLSSFFIDQRGQEPNFLHQEWESRGRITHWSGKTDHIDLAYFQAHLPVREQSVAVGHSVRAVYMYTAMADLALLNGDRALRDACVRLWNNMTEKQMYISGGIGSTHHGEAFTFDYDLPNDTIYAETCASIGLIFFAQRMLRLAPEARYADIMERALYNNVLGSMAQDGKHYFYVNPLEVWPQACSCNPGKHHVKPERQGWFGCACCPPNVARLLTSLNQYIYTVHGDTLYTNLYIGNESNFTLGGTEVAITLESRFPWEGKVSMKVNPEQSGDFGIALRIPSWSDGEEIKVNGEVVSFSESLEQGYVVIRREWKADDVIELNFPMEAHRVYAHPNLRADAGKTAIQRGPLVYCLEGADNGDLLSSISISKTGGFMETFDGGLLGGAVVVKTAGCRVDERSWNDGLYSRTKAAEMPVEVTAIPYYLWGNRGSGEMKVWIPEAERQSLPR; from the coding sequence ATGAACAAAATTACGGAGAAGAAGCTGACGCAGCCGGGGAATACAACAATCAAAGACGAGTTCTGGGGACGCTACATCCGGCTGGTGCAGGATGTCGTTATCCCTTATCAATATGAGGCACTGCATGACCGCGTGCCGGAAGCTGAACTAAGCCATGCGATCGCCAATTTTGAAATTGCTGCCGGGAGAAGGGCGGGAGAATTTAAAGGCTGGGTGTTCCAGGACAGTGACGTCGCCAAATGGCTGGAGGCAGTCGGATACTCCCTTAAGCTGAAGCCGGATCCTGGGCTGGAGCGCCAGGCGGATGAGGTTATCGATCTGATCGGCGAGGCGCAGCAGGAGGACGGTTATCTGAACACTTATTTTACGGTTAAAGAACCGGGGAAACGCTGGACCAATCTTCAGGACTGCCATGAGCTGTATTGTGCCGGTCATTTCATCGAGGCTGCTGTGGCGTATTATGAAGCTACCGGAAAAGATAAGCTGCTGAACATCATGCGCAGGGTAGTTGATCACATTGATTCGGTCTTTGGCCCGGAAGAGGGAAGGCTCAAGGGCTATGACGGGCATCAGGAAATTGAACTAGCACTCGTGAAGCTGCACCTGCTTACCGGGAACGAGAAGTACCTGAAGCTTAGCAGCTTCTTCATCGACCAGCGGGGACAAGAGCCGAACTTTCTGCACCAGGAATGGGAGAGCCGGGGGCGAATCACCCATTGGAGCGGTAAAACAGACCATATCGATCTTGCCTATTTTCAGGCGCATCTTCCAGTCCGTGAGCAGAGCGTGGCTGTAGGACATTCCGTTCGTGCCGTCTATATGTATACAGCCATGGCGGATTTGGCGCTGCTTAACGGAGACAGGGCGCTGCGCGATGCTTGCGTACGGCTGTGGAATAATATGACGGAGAAGCAAATGTATATCTCAGGAGGCATCGGCTCTACGCATCATGGTGAGGCATTCACCTTTGATTACGATCTGCCTAACGATACGATCTATGCAGAGACCTGTGCTTCTATCGGATTGATCTTTTTTGCCCAGCGGATGCTGAGGCTTGCTCCCGAGGCCCGGTATGCGGATATAATGGAGCGGGCGCTATACAACAATGTGCTCGGCTCCATGGCTCAAGACGGCAAACATTATTTCTACGTAAACCCGCTGGAGGTATGGCCGCAGGCCTGCAGCTGCAATCCCGGCAAACATCATGTGAAACCGGAGCGCCAGGGTTGGTTCGGCTGTGCCTGCTGTCCGCCTAATGTAGCGCGACTCCTGACTTCGCTGAATCAGTATATCTACACAGTACATGGTGATACGCTCTATACGAATCTGTATATCGGCAACGAATCGAACTTCACGCTTGGCGGGACCGAAGTGGCTATCACCCTGGAGAGCCGTTTTCCGTGGGAAGGCAAGGTTTCGATGAAGGTGAATCCGGAACAATCCGGGGATTTCGGCATCGCGCTGCGTATCCCATCCTGGAGTGATGGGGAAGAGATCAAGGTAAATGGCGAAGTAGTGAGTTTCTCCGAGAGCCTGGAACAGGGTTATGTGGTTATCCGCCGAGAATGGAAGGCGGATGATGTGATTGAATTGAACTTTCCGATGGAAGCGCACCGTGTCTATGCCCATCCGAACCTGCGGGCTGATGCCGGGAAGACAGCCATTCAGCGCGGGCCGCTGGTATATTGTCTTGAAGGCGCTGACAATGGCGATCTGCTGAGCTCTATTTCCATAAGTAAGACCGGAGGCTTCATGGAAACCTTTGATGGGGGATTGCTTGGCGGAGCCGTAGTGGTGAAAACAGCGGGCTGCCGTGTAGATGAGCGGAGCTGGAATGACGGACTTTACAGCAGAACAAAGGCTGCAGAAATGCCGGTTGAAGTAACGGCCATCCCATATTATCTATGGGGCAACCGCGGCAGCGGTGAGATGAAGGTATGGATACCAGAGGCAGAACGGCAGAGCTTGCCAAGGTGA